From one Syngnathoides biaculeatus isolate LvHL_M chromosome 12, ASM1980259v1, whole genome shotgun sequence genomic stretch:
- the ldb1a gene encoding LIM domain-binding protein 1-A isoform X1: MSVGGCACPGCSSKSFKLYSPKEPPNGGSFPPFHPGAMLDRDVGPTPMYPPSYMEPGMGRPTPYGNQTDYRMYELNKRLQNWTEDCDNLWWDAFTTEFFEDDAMLTITFCLEDGPKRYTIGRTLIPRYFRSIFEGGATELFYNLKHPKESFHSNFVSLDCDQCTMVTQNGKPMFTQVCVEGRLYLEFMFDDMMRIKTWHFSIRQHREVLPRSILAMHDPQMLDQLAKNITRCGLSNSTLNYLRLCVILEPMQELMSRHKTYSLSPRDCLKTCLFQKWQRMVAPPAEPARQAPNKRRKRKVSGGSTVSSGGGGNNNSNSKKKSPANSFSLSNQDLVGTKTCTVPELEDRS; this comes from the exons GCTGTTCGTCAAAGTCATTCAAGCTGTACTCTCCCAAGGAACCCCCCAACGGCGGCAGCTTTCCCCCTTTCCACCCAGGCGCTATGCTGGACCGAGATGTGGG GCCTACACCCATGTATCCCCCATCATATATGGAACCAGGAATGGG GAGACCTACACCGTATGGAAACCAGACAGACTATCGTATGTATGAGCTGAACAAAAGGCTACAGAATTGGACAGAG GATTGTGACAATTTGTGGTGGGATGCCTTTACCACGGAGTTCTTTGAGGACGACGCAATGCTCACAATAACGTTCTGCCTGGAAGATGGACCCAAACGATACA ccattggTAGGACGTTGATTCCCAGATATTTTCGGAGCATCTTCGAGGGGGGTGCCACAGAACTGTTCTACAACTTGAAGCATCCAAAGGAGTCCTTCCACAGTAACTTTGTCTCTCTCGATTGTGACCAGTGCACCATGGTGACCCAGAATGGGAAACCCATGTTCACACAG GTTTGTGTGGAGGGCCGTCTGTACCTAGAGTTCATGTTTGATGACATGATGAGGATCAAGACGTGGCACTTCAGCATCAGACAACACAGAGAGGTCCTCCCCAGGAGCATCCTGGCCATGCAT GATCCTCAGATGCTGGATCAACTGGCTAAAAATATCACCAGATGTGGGCTCTCCAACTCTACACTCAACTACCTCCGA CTATGTGTGATATTGGAGCCCATGCAAGAACTGATGTCAAGACACAAGACTTACAGTTTGAGCCCCCGAGACTGCCTGAAGACTTGCCTCTTCCAAAAGTGGCAGAGGATGGTAGCACCcccag CTGAGCCGGCTAGACAAGCGCCCAACAAGCGGCGAAAAAGGAAGGTGTCCGGCGGCAGCACAGTGAGCTCGGGCGGGGGCGGCAATAACAACAGCAACAGCAAAAAGAAGAGTCCAGCCAATAGCTTCTCCCTCTCCAACCAG gaCCTGGTTGGAACAAAAACCTGTACAGTGCCGGAGCTTGAGGACCGGAGTTGA
- the ldb1a gene encoding LIM domain-binding protein 1-A isoform X2, whose translation MLDRDVGPTPMYPPSYMEPGMGRPTPYGNQTDYRMYELNKRLQNWTEDCDNLWWDAFTTEFFEDDAMLTITFCLEDGPKRYTIGRTLIPRYFRSIFEGGATELFYNLKHPKESFHSNFVSLDCDQCTMVTQNGKPMFTQVCVEGRLYLEFMFDDMMRIKTWHFSIRQHREVLPRSILAMHDPQMLDQLAKNITRCGLSNSTLNYLRLCVILEPMQELMSRHKTYSLSPRDCLKTCLFQKWQRMVAPPAEPARQAPNKRRKRKVSGGSTVSSGGGGNNNSNSKKKSPANSFSLSNQDLVGTKTCTVPELEDRS comes from the exons ATGCTGGACCGAGATGTGGG GCCTACACCCATGTATCCCCCATCATATATGGAACCAGGAATGGG GAGACCTACACCGTATGGAAACCAGACAGACTATCGTATGTATGAGCTGAACAAAAGGCTACAGAATTGGACAGAG GATTGTGACAATTTGTGGTGGGATGCCTTTACCACGGAGTTCTTTGAGGACGACGCAATGCTCACAATAACGTTCTGCCTGGAAGATGGACCCAAACGATACA ccattggTAGGACGTTGATTCCCAGATATTTTCGGAGCATCTTCGAGGGGGGTGCCACAGAACTGTTCTACAACTTGAAGCATCCAAAGGAGTCCTTCCACAGTAACTTTGTCTCTCTCGATTGTGACCAGTGCACCATGGTGACCCAGAATGGGAAACCCATGTTCACACAG GTTTGTGTGGAGGGCCGTCTGTACCTAGAGTTCATGTTTGATGACATGATGAGGATCAAGACGTGGCACTTCAGCATCAGACAACACAGAGAGGTCCTCCCCAGGAGCATCCTGGCCATGCAT GATCCTCAGATGCTGGATCAACTGGCTAAAAATATCACCAGATGTGGGCTCTCCAACTCTACACTCAACTACCTCCGA CTATGTGTGATATTGGAGCCCATGCAAGAACTGATGTCAAGACACAAGACTTACAGTTTGAGCCCCCGAGACTGCCTGAAGACTTGCCTCTTCCAAAAGTGGCAGAGGATGGTAGCACCcccag CTGAGCCGGCTAGACAAGCGCCCAACAAGCGGCGAAAAAGGAAGGTGTCCGGCGGCAGCACAGTGAGCTCGGGCGGGGGCGGCAATAACAACAGCAACAGCAAAAAGAAGAGTCCAGCCAATAGCTTCTCCCTCTCCAACCAG gaCCTGGTTGGAACAAAAACCTGTACAGTGCCGGAGCTTGAGGACCGGAGTTGA